Genomic window (Streptomyces cadmiisoli):
GACCTGCCAACTGCCCGTGCGCGAAGCACTCGCGCGCGGACATCCCGGTGACCTCGAGGGCGGGTCGGCGTACACACCAGGCGGACGAACGCGCCGTGCCGCGCGTTTCGGCTCCGCCGGGTCCGTCACCCCTTCGCGCTCTCGTCCCGTCCCCGGGATCTCAGGGATTCATCTCGCGAAGGAGATCTCCGTGACCACCGAGTCCGCGGCCGCGGCGACACGGGCCACCGTGTACGGATACCCCCGCCAGGGCCAGAACCGGGAACTGAAGAAGGCGATCGAGGGCTACTGGAAGGGCCGCGTCACCGCCGGCACCCTGCGCGCCACCGCCGCCGACCTGCGCCGCAGGAACTGGCGGCAGCTCTCCGAGGCGGGCATCCACGAAGTGCCCACCGGTGACTTCTCCTACTACGACCACGTGCTGGACACCACCGTCATGGTCGGCGCCGTCCCCGCCCGCCACCGGGCCGCCGTCGAGGCGGACGCCCTGGACGGCTACTTCGCCATGGCGCGCGGCACCCAGGACGTGGCGCCGCTGGAGATGACCAAGTGGTTCGACACCAACTACCACTACCTGGTGCCGGAGTTGGGTCCGGACACGGTGTTCACCGCCGACCCGGCCAAGCAGGTCGGGGAGTTGACGGAAGCCCTCGCCCTGGGCCTGACCGCCCGCCCCGTGCTGGTCGGCCCGGTCACCTACCTCCTCCTCGCCAAGGCCGCCCCCGGCGTGGCCCCGGGCTTCGACCCGCTCACCCTCCTGGACCGGCTGCTGCCCGTGTACGCCGAGGTCCTCGCCGACCTGCGCGCGGCGGGCGCCGCATGGGTGCAGCTCGACGAACCCGCGCTCGTCCAGGACCGCACCCGGGCCGAACTGAACGCCGCGGACCGCGCCTACCGCGCCCTCGGTGCCCTCACCGACCGGCCGAAACTGCTGGTCGCCTCGTACTTCGACCGGCTGGGGGACGCGCTGCCCGTGCTCGCGGGGACCCCCGTCGACGGGCTCGCCCTGGACTTCACGGCGGCCGCCGCCGCCAATCTGGGCGACCTGGCCGCCGCCGGCGGACTGCCGGGCAGGCGGCTGGTGGCCGGTGTGGTCGACGGCCGCAACATCTGGGGCAACGACCTGGAGAAGTCCCTGTCCACGCTCGGGACGCTGCTGGGACTGGCGGAGCGGGTCGATGTCGCGGCCTCCTGCTCCCTGCTGCACGTGCCCCTGGACGCCGCCGTGGAACGGGACATCGAGCCGCAGATCCTGCGCTGGCTGGCCTTCGCCCGGCAGAAGACGGGCGAGATCGTCACCCTCGCCAAGGCCCTCGCGCAGGGCACCGGCGCCATCAGCGCCGAACTCGCCGCCAACCGGGCCGACCTGGCCTCCCGACGGGGCTCGCCGATCAGCCACGACACCGCCGTGCGGGACCGCGCCACCGCCGTCACCGAGGCCGACACCCACCGCGCGCAGCCGTACGCAGAACGCGCCGCCGCCCAACGGGCGCACCTCGGCCTGCCGCTGCTGCCGACCACCACCATCGGGTCCTTCCCGCAGACCGACGAACTGCGCGCCGCGCGGGCCGGACTGCGGGCCGGACGGATCGACACCGCCGGCTACGAGGAGCGCGTCAGGGCCGAGATCCAGGAGGTGATCGCCGTCCAGGAGAAGACCGGGCTGGACGTCCTGGTGCACGGCGAGCCCGAACGCAACGACATGGTCCAGTACTTCGCCGAGCAGCTCACCGGCTACCTCGCCACACGGCACGGCTGGGTCCAGTCCTACGGCACCCGCTACGTCCGCCCGCCGATCCTGGCCGGCGACATCTCCCGCCCCGAGCCCATGACGGTGCGCTGGACGACGTACGCCCAGTCCCTCACCGACCGCCCGGTCAAGGGCATGCTCACCGGTCCCGTCACCATGCTCGCCTGGTCCTTCGTCCGCGACGACCAGCCCCTCGCCGACACCGCGCGCCAGGTCGCCCTCGCCCTGCGCGACGAGGTCCGCGACCTGGAGGCGGCGGGCACGTCCGTCATCCAGGTCGACGAACCCGCCCTGCGCGAGACGCTGCCGCTGCGGGCCGCCGACCGCACGGCCTATCTGGCGTGGGCCACCGAGGCGTTCCGGCTCAGCACCGGCGGGGTGCGCCCGGACACCCAGATCCACACCCATATGTGCTACGCCGAGTTCGGCGACATCGTGCGGGCCATCGACGACCTCGACGCCGACGTCATCAGCCTGGAGGCCGCCCGCTCCCACATGCAGGTCGCCCGTGAACTGGCCGCCCACGGCTATCCGCGCGAGGCCGGGCCGGGCGTCTACGACATCCACTCCCCGCGCGTGCCGGGCACCGAGGAGATCGCCGACCTGCTGCGCACCGGCCTGCGGGCGATCCCCGCCGGACGGCTGTGGGTCAACCCGGACTGCGGGCTGAAGACCCGCGGTGTGCCCGAGACACGGGCCTCGCTGGAGAACCTGGTCGCCGCGGCCCGCGCGGTCCGCGCGGAGCTGTCCGCGTTCTGAGACCCGCCGGACGGACCGCTCCGCCTCCGGGTCCGGAGCCGGAGAGCGGTCCGCCGGGGAGGGAGCCCGCCCTTTCCCTCCCCGGCACCCGGTGCAGGACGGCGGCGGACCGCCGCTTTCAGTCCCTCCCCGGCACCCGGTGCGGGACGGCGGGGGACCGCCGCTTTCCGCGGCGCCGTGGCCGTCTGCCCTGTTCGGCGGTGTCCCGCTGTGGCGTCGAGCCGCGGGCGGCCGAGACTGGGAGGAGGGCCACCGGCCGCTCGTGACGGCAGGAGACGGGGCGTGATGGCAGGAGACCGGGAAGGAAGGCGACGCAGGCTGCCGCACATGCCCGACCTGCACCTACGTCTGCGGGCCGAGCTGGGCCGGATCGACGAGGAGCTGCGGGCGCTGCTCGCGGCGATGGACCGGCTGCAAGGGCTGCTGGACGCCGTGGTGGCCATCAGCCGGGAGGTGGAGCTGCCCGCGGTGCTGCGCCGCATCGTGACCACCGCCATGGACCTGGTCGGCGCCAAGTACGGAGCGCTCGGCGTACTGAACGAGTCGGGGGAACGCCTGGAGCGGTTCATCGCCGTCGGCCTGTCCGAGCAGGAACAGGCCGACCTGGCCGGCACCGACCTGCCCCACGGCCACGGTGTCCTCGGGCACCTGATCCGGCACCCCGAGCCTCTGCGGGTCGACGACATCTCCGGCCATCCGTCCTCCGCCGGGTTCCCGCCCGGCCACCCGCGGCTGCGCAGCCTGCTGGGCGTCGCGATCAGCGTCCGGGGCGAGATCTACGGCGACCTGTACCTCTCCGAGCGCCTCGACGGGCAGTCCTTCGACGTCCACGACGAGAACGTCCTGATCGCCCTGGCCAGCGCCGCCGGTATCGCGATCGAGAACGTCCGGCTCTTCGAACGGGTCCGGGTCGGAGCCGAGCAGTTCCAGCGGCTGCTGCTGCCCACCCTGCCCGACCTGTGGCCCTTCTCCGCCGCCGCCATCTACCAGCCGGCCGCGGAGCCCAGCCAGCTCGGCGGTGACTGGTACGACGCCGTCCTGCTGCCCGACAACGTCGTGGCCGTCGTCATCGGCGACGTGGTCGGCCACGACCTGCAGGCCGCGGCCAACATGGCCTCCACCCGCAACATGCTGCGCGCACTGCTGTTCGACCGGGTCAACCCGCCCGGCGCGGTCCTCACCCAGCTCGACCGCACCCTCCAGGCCATCACGGCCAACCCCATCACCACGACCACCCTGGCACGCATCGAACCGGAGGCGACCGGCTGGCGACTGCGCTGGAGCACCGCGGGCCATGTCCCGCCCCTGCTGATCACTCCCGAGCGCCGCGCGGAGTACCTGTACGCCGAGCCCGGCCTGCCGCTCGGGGTCGATCCCGAGCAGCCGCGTCCGGACCACGAGCGGTTCCTGCCCCCGGACACCACCGTGGTCTTCTTCACCGACGGGCTGGTCGAGCACCCCGACCGCCCCATCGACCGGAGTCTGAACGAGCTCGCGGCACTGGCCACCCTGTACTCCACCCTGCCCCTCCAGGAATTCGTCCAGGCCCTGGCCGACCACCATCCCAGCGACGGTCACGACGACATGGCCGTCCTGGCCCTGCGCACCCCGCCGGGGCATGCCGTGGAGGATCCGGCGGATCCATCGGATGATGGTCGGTGAGGTGGTGCTGAAGCGGAGGCCGCCCGATGACTGTCGTACGGCGTGAAGGGCTCCGGCGCGGCGGCATGGCCGCCCTGGAGATCCTCGCGGTCGCCGTCCTGTACTACGGCTCGGCGAGGCTGGGACTGCTCCAGCAGCTGGTGCGCGGCCAGGTCACCCCGTTGTGGCCGCCGACCGGTATCGCGCTGGCCGGGCTGCTGCTGCGCGGCCCGCGGGTGTGGCCCGGCATCGCGCTCGGCGCGTTCGGCGTCAATGTGACGCTCGGGCCGTCGATCGCCGCCGTGCTGGCGATCGCGGCGGGCAACACCGTCGCGCCGGTCGTCTCCTACCTGCTGCTGCGCCGGGTCGGCTTCCGCAACGAGATCGAGCGCCTGCGGGACGCCCTCGCGCTGATCTTCCTCGGCGCGTTCACCGGGATGCTGATCAGCGCCACGGCCGGCAGCGCCACACTCGTCCTCGCCGGCGTGGTCGGCGCCGGCGAGTTCTGGCCGACGTGGTCGGTGTGGTGGACCGGCGACGCGATGGGCGTCCTGCTGGTGGCGCCCGTCCTGCTCGTACTCTGTACGGCCCACCGGCCCAGGAAGGCCTCACCGGCCCGCTGGATCGAGGCACTGCTGCTGGTGGCGGCCACCGTCTGCGTCGGTTTCCTGGAGGTCAGCCACACTCCGCTGCTGTTCCTCGGCTTCCCGCTGCTGATCTGGGCCGCGTTCCGCTTCCAGCTGGCCGGGACCGCGCCCTGCGCGCTGGCCGTGTCGACCTTCGCGATCATCGCGGCGGCCCAGGGGGTGGGCCCGTTCGCCGGACACGACCTGGTCACCGACATGATCACCCTCCAGGCCTTCAACGGCTCCGCGTCACTGACCGCCCTGCTGCTCGGCGCCGCGGTCAGCGAGCGCAACGA
Coding sequences:
- the metE gene encoding 5-methyltetrahydropteroyltriglutamate--homocysteine S-methyltransferase; its protein translation is MTTESAAAATRATVYGYPRQGQNRELKKAIEGYWKGRVTAGTLRATAADLRRRNWRQLSEAGIHEVPTGDFSYYDHVLDTTVMVGAVPARHRAAVEADALDGYFAMARGTQDVAPLEMTKWFDTNYHYLVPELGPDTVFTADPAKQVGELTEALALGLTARPVLVGPVTYLLLAKAAPGVAPGFDPLTLLDRLLPVYAEVLADLRAAGAAWVQLDEPALVQDRTRAELNAADRAYRALGALTDRPKLLVASYFDRLGDALPVLAGTPVDGLALDFTAAAAANLGDLAAAGGLPGRRLVAGVVDGRNIWGNDLEKSLSTLGTLLGLAERVDVAASCSLLHVPLDAAVERDIEPQILRWLAFARQKTGEIVTLAKALAQGTGAISAELAANRADLASRRGSPISHDTAVRDRATAVTEADTHRAQPYAERAAAQRAHLGLPLLPTTTIGSFPQTDELRAARAGLRAGRIDTAGYEERVRAEIQEVIAVQEKTGLDVLVHGEPERNDMVQYFAEQLTGYLATRHGWVQSYGTRYVRPPILAGDISRPEPMTVRWTTYAQSLTDRPVKGMLTGPVTMLAWSFVRDDQPLADTARQVALALRDEVRDLEAAGTSVIQVDEPALRETLPLRAADRTAYLAWATEAFRLSTGGVRPDTQIHTHMCYAEFGDIVRAIDDLDADVISLEAARSHMQVARELAAHGYPREAGPGVYDIHSPRVPGTEEIADLLRTGLRAIPAGRLWVNPDCGLKTRGVPETRASLENLVAAARAVRAELSAF
- a CDS encoding MASE1 domain-containing protein is translated as MTVVRREGLRRGGMAALEILAVAVLYYGSARLGLLQQLVRGQVTPLWPPTGIALAGLLLRGPRVWPGIALGAFGVNVTLGPSIAAVLAIAAGNTVAPVVSYLLLRRVGFRNEIERLRDALALIFLGAFTGMLISATAGSATLVLAGVVGAGEFWPTWSVWWTGDAMGVLLVAPVLLVLCTAHRPRKASPARWIEALLLVAATVCVGFLEVSHTPLLFLGFPLLIWAAFRFQLAGTAPCALAVSTFAIIAAAQGVGPFAGHDLVTDMITLQAFNGSASLTALLLGAAVSERNETQSEIARTCAHLSDLVTRISTGSHHPALAEGDGRPENESADEGGRPSGDGSPAGDRRPTGDGRPGDQRPTGDGRPTGDQRPTGG
- a CDS encoding PP2C family protein-serine/threonine phosphatase; the protein is MPDLHLRLRAELGRIDEELRALLAAMDRLQGLLDAVVAISREVELPAVLRRIVTTAMDLVGAKYGALGVLNESGERLERFIAVGLSEQEQADLAGTDLPHGHGVLGHLIRHPEPLRVDDISGHPSSAGFPPGHPRLRSLLGVAISVRGEIYGDLYLSERLDGQSFDVHDENVLIALASAAGIAIENVRLFERVRVGAEQFQRLLLPTLPDLWPFSAAAIYQPAAEPSQLGGDWYDAVLLPDNVVAVVIGDVVGHDLQAAANMASTRNMLRALLFDRVNPPGAVLTQLDRTLQAITANPITTTTLARIEPEATGWRLRWSTAGHVPPLLITPERRAEYLYAEPGLPLGVDPEQPRPDHERFLPPDTTVVFFTDGLVEHPDRPIDRSLNELAALATLYSTLPLQEFVQALADHHPSDGHDDMAVLALRTPPGHAVEDPADPSDDGR